A DNA window from Danio aesculapii chromosome 1, fDanAes4.1, whole genome shotgun sequence contains the following coding sequences:
- the LOC130228484 gene encoding microfibril-associated glycoprotein 4-like translates to MALMVFLVALLSIVLVNGCSEDEDSPVECSDLIKAGENRSGVYTIHPVGDAPVWVYCQMVSDEKDEDNGGWTVIQRRMDGSVNFYQPWREYKRGFGNVEGEYWLGLENLHQLTRHKKFMLRVDLEDFEGRRGFAQYSSFSVGCETDGYKLQVSGFTDGGAGDSLTYHNEMKFSTFDKDQDTFERSCARLYLGAFWYDNCHNANPNGVYLWGEDNTIFAIGNVWYAWKSNYAIGMKSITMKIKPVS, encoded by the exons ATGGCT CTGATGGTGTTTTTGGTGGCTCTTCTCTCGATTGTACTGGTGAATGGATGCAGTGAGGATGAAGACTCACCCGTCGAATGTTCTGACCTTATTAAAGCAGGAGAAAACAGGAGTGGGGTTTACACCATTCATCCAGTCGGAGACGCTCCAGTCTGGGTTTACTGTCAGATGGTCTCAGATGAAAAAGATGAAGATAACGGAGGATGGACG GTGATTCAGAGGAGGATGGACGGCAGTGTGAATTTCTATCAGCCGTGGAGAGAGTACAAGAGAGGATTCGGGAATGTGGAGGGAGAATACTGGCTGG gGTTGGAGAATCTCCACCAGCTGACACGCCACAAGAAGTTCATGCTGAGAGTTGATCTGGAGGACTTTGAAGGAAGGAGAGGTTTCGCTCAGTACTCGTCCTTCTCTGTGGGTTGTGAAACCGATGGGTATAAACTGCAGGTTTCAGGATTCACTGACGGAGGAGCAG GCGACTCTCTGACCTACCACAATGAAATGAAGTTCAGCACCTTTGACAAGGACCAGGACACCTTTGAACGGAGCTGCGCCAGACTTTATCTCGGGGCCTTTTGGTACGATAACTGTCACAATGCAAACCCCAATGGTGTGTACTTGTGGGGAGAAGATAACACCATTTTTGCCATTGGAAATGTTTGGTATGCTTGGAAGAGCAATTATGCGATTGGTATGAAATCCATCACCATGAAGATCAAACCTGTGTCTTAA